ttctcgaGTCAATCGTCGAtgcggagctcttcaaatcggcgttcgatgccaagtacactgtcccacgtactaatacgcccccgagccaggtcagtcaacctaaagagagtgtacaacgtggggagagattagtgccttagggctagaagagttgggccacataagttatcaaacaaggctaaaataggggaccggcacatacaaggctatatcatgtgctgtccatgtgcctgtccatgtgcctgtccctctcggactttcccaccgcagatctaggttctcgggacggcacttgcatgtgcctgtccatgtgcctgtccctctcggacctcacACCGGTAGATCTTTCTCGGgaccggcacttgcatgtgcctgtccatgtgcttgtccctctcggacttcccaccggagatctagtttctcggggactggcacttgcatgtgcctgtccatgtgccgtcttctgttcatgccattcgagaatggttttgcagccccaaagtcttgggctaaaatggggtattcttaggggtttttagggtctctttggccatgagaacaaccccaaccaaggtgccatagcacacacccaacatgggtttgtaaaccccatgatcgattaggttttcctccattaaatacatatggaaaggaaactcatgggtttgggtattggggttttgaaagggtctttaatcaatgttatttaacaacccacaaaccacacctctatggtcttccatgagggttggtgaaacccataaatggaggtgaatccccaacttagggttcataaatggagaaagggtgaaaggggggttcaaggtaggattaggtgtctttataactaagcttcaaagattagccattaatggcctttccattagggtagatgaagcactcatggctcataagtccaaaccctaggtctataaattaggaggtgagagagagagagagagagagaatgctcaccaatgtaggagagcaagcttgggttccacctctcttccttcttcttcttctacctttcgttccttctttcttcttcttcttcttctttttcttcttctttttcttcttcttctttctttccttctctcctttcctctccacgatttaggttttctattgtgaggtgaatagtggattgacccctatttacctcactttagtcttaagtcatgtttggttgtcttaggtctttaggtcaattttaagttattgggcccattatactactaggcccataatatgattagaatgaacatcaggtcctaagcccattctagtatttatactcatgagttattaggatattaacttactcccaatcatctgtaAGTGAGAACGGGTACACCGGGCGAgggccgggcggatcctcgaaataaggaaatgctaggaatgcaccctcgaagatAAACTTTCCCCTACctctgtcgatgtacctatcctcgatgACTTCTCcagagtcacggtcaacaatcttgtgggatggcttgagtatcatggtccaCAGTTCACAAGCGTACTCCGCTtccggttctacataaaaggttcaaaccagaccggtggtcagaccgagttttaaactggattttgggcacggatttaacaatAGTCCCTCTCACACTACTTATCATTGTCTTCACATTCATTCTAATCGTATCTTCATAGCTAGACATGTTCGTTTTGATGAGAGTTCGTTTCCTCTTTCTACTAGCATTTTGGGACCTCCTCCACTTTCTTCCCCCATTACATCCTCTCCATGGGTTGTTGCCCCCGTTTGGATCCCACCTCACCACGGTGTGCCCTTACCAGTGCCAACACACATTACCCCTCTACCAGATATACCAAGCCCTAAAACTGCCACCCCACAGACCTCCCCTACACCGTCTCCACCCATACCCACGGCCTCCCCACCATCTCCGCCCAGACAGACTCGCCTTCTGAGTGACATCTACACCGCCACTACCACTGCTATCCCAACGCTCTCTGCCTCTCCACAGCTTCCTTCTCAGTCTTTATAGCTTCATCGACGCCCTCTTGCTATGGTTGCTACTAATGATACTTCTGAGCCTACTTATTTTTTGCAGGCTAATAAGGCCCCTGAGTGGCGTGTTGCCATGGCAGAAGAGTTCAATGCTTTGCTTCGTAATGGGACTTGGTCTTTGGTTCCATGAATACCAAACATGGATTTAATTGAATGTAAGTGGGTGTATCGCATCAAAAGGAAGGCTGATAGGTCCCTTGAACACTATAAAGCGCACCTCATTGCTAAGGGCTTTCATCAGCAACACGGTCTTGATTATGGCTAGACTTTCAGCCCTGTCACTAAGCCCATAACCATTCGATGTGTTCTCTCCATCGCAATCTCCCAGGGTTGGCCTGTACGCCAGTTAGAAGTCAGTAATACATTTCTTTATGTGCGGTTAGAAGAAGTAGTTTATATGTCCCAACCGCCAGGTTTCACTAGCTCTAATCATCCGAATCATGTGTACCGCCTTCATCGCTCTatttatggccttaaacaagCGCCCAGGGCCTAGTTTCGTCGCCTATCTTACTTTCCGATTTCTCTTGGCTTTCATGGTTCTAGGACTGATACATCTCTTTTTATTCGCAATAAAGGGGCTCATGTCAGCTGCATCTTGATATACACAGATGACATTTTGGTTACCAACAGTGACCCATCTATGATCTCTTCCCTATTGCAACAGCTTTCTGGCGAGTTTTCCATTAAAGATCTCTCTGCGATCTGCATTTTTTTCCTTGGTGTTCAAGCCACCCGTCATTCCAAGGAGCTTCATCTCTCTCAATCTCGTTACATCTTTAATTTGCTAAAACGTGCTGGCATGATTGATTGCAAACCAGTGTAGACTCCTATGGCTACGACTCAGGCAGGGGGTGCTCTCCTATCAAATCCCATTGAGTATATATCGGTAGTGGGTGCTCTCCAATATGTTACTTTAACACGTCCGGATGTCTCCTCTGCTTTAAATCGAGCttgtcaattcatgcatgcccaTACTACAAATCATTGGCAGATGGTGAAACGCATACTTCGCTACCTTAAACAGACAAGTACTCATGGTTTACTTATTGAGCGGTCCCCCTCCCGTTCCTTACAGGCCTTCTTGGATGCAGACTGGGCAGGTGATGGCCTTGATCGTAAATCCATTGGGGAATTTGCAATTTTTCTTAGCCCCAATCTTGTTTCTTGGACGTCACGAAAGCAGAAAACTGTGGCTAGGTCTTCCACAGATGCCGAATACAAAGCTTTGGCTAATGCTTCAGCTGAACTAATATGGCTTGAATCCCTGTTCGGTGAACTCGGTATCCTCTTGCTGGTGCTCCCATATTATGGTGTGATAACATTAGAACAACTTATCTTTCGACGAATCCTATTTTCATACTCGCACAAAGCATGTAgaaattgatttccattttgttcGTGATTGTGTGATCAAGAAGCAGCTTCAGGTTCAATTTATCTCTACTAAAGATCAATTGACTGACACATTTACTAAAGCTCTTGGAACGGCCCTGTTTTCTGTTTCTAagggacaagttgaagattcAGATTCCCaaatctccaccttgagggggtgtaatAGGACgatacactctctctctctctcttcatcacaTATGATATTGATTTTCATCATATGTGATATGGATTCCTGTTCAAGATTGCTAAAGATTTTTTGAATCCTTCGTACATGAAAATTGTGTATTACAATATGTCTCTCTTTATATCCTAATGAGCTCTCTCATCTCTTGTAATTGTTATATATACTTGCactaaaaaatcacaaaaaatcaaaaatcaaattacACTTTAGTATCAATGAAGATCGAACCACGTTAAACCTGTCTCATTTTTTCCTTACTTTTGCTTTTcgctttttcttcctccttcttctttgcGTTTGGAACCGATGAATATTTACCCTCCTGCGCCCTTTCTCTGacgtaattttttattttaatttgtctGTATCGTCATCTACGGAAAGTGTCAGCGGCGTTGCCTATGTTATTGTTTTTTGTAGTTTTGTTACTGTGAGTCGTCGAGGACCTGTCAAACGCAGTTTCCCAAATTGCGATGTAGTGTTTGACATTTTGCTTTCAAATGTCagcttttttactttttattattattatttgtgcatttttttaaatcttattCTGACCTTTTCTCACCGTTCGGCTCTTCGCCGTCGTCTCTCCCTGTCTGTCTTTTTAATATCGAAGTATCGAACGGAGTTTGGAATCCTCACATCATCCATTGGGCGCGGCTGACACACTCCCCAAGGAAAACGGGTATGCTCTGTCTTTTGTTGCCGTGTAAAAGTTGAATGTCTTTTTGCTTCGTCCACAACTTCTTCGCACGTGACACTGCATGCAGTCAGAatatttctggttttttttttttaaatagatggTTAGAATATCGCCCGTATCGATATTGCATGcatggatgtaaatggatatttaaaaatttgaattcgATTTGCATTTGTATTCATTTAAGGATatctgtattcgtttagagatattcgaaaaaaaaaaatctgaatactccgataaatattcattcaaaaaaaatttaaatacttaataataaaaaattaagtaaataatatTCTTGAGGGTTTTTCAAGATTCAACATGTTTTAGAATATGCGAAAAAGAAAattgttttatcaaaaaaaaaagaaaaaatttcttagatccactaaataagaacgaaaattacaaaataagtaggCTTCATATTagttttacatccactacttACCATTTCAAAAAGATTTATTTAATCCACAAAGTTGGTTagtataaagaaaaaataaaaacaaacttccaaaattgccccaacctcatttatcaaaaataaaaaattattttaaaaaatttgcaAAGTGTCTTTTTTCACGTTTCACCCAATAATATTTGTAGAGAAATTCTGAAAAATAGTAATATAATAATTGaaattaagtttctattttatttttttttttggtaaaaattaaGCTTTCCTTTTAAGACTAAGTTTCCATCTACCCATAGAAGACCGTTCACCTACCATcgtagggttcacaaacccctcccaGGATTTTAATATGTTCCAAATATCCTTTCGATACCCTTTCCCGCTTTGCAGTGAATTGAGATCACATTCACCGTTATATGGAGACTTGAcgttcgatttttttttttttatttttaatttttttttatgatctcGAATTTTGGTattccattttctttgtttttaattccATTACCTTTGGACTATGACGCTATAAAGTATGTTTTCATCTTTTTTGGGTAATACCGTAATAGGTATTACcagtttaaattttaaaatcctCCATCACCATAATACCGTAATAGGTATTACCACTTTCCGTAATCTTCTCATCCCACTTTATCAcaatctttccctttttttgtagACTTCACGGTTGTTGTTTTCGCAATGTGATT
The nucleotide sequence above comes from Telopea speciosissima isolate NSW1024214 ecotype Mountain lineage chromosome 3, Tspe_v1, whole genome shotgun sequence. Encoded proteins:
- the LOC122655068 gene encoding uncharacterized mitochondrial protein AtMg00810-like yields the protein MATTQAGGALLSNPIEYISVVGALQYVTLTRPDVSSALNRACQFMHAHTTNHWQMVKRILRYLKQTSTHGLLIERSPSRSLQAFLDADWAGDGLDRKSIGEFAIFLSPNLVSWTSRKQKTVARSSTDAEYKALANASAELIWLESLFGELGILLLVLPYYGVITLEQLIFRRILFSYSHKACRN